Genomic window (Moraxella haemolytica):
TGAATTGACGCAACAGCTCTTTTTGTTCATCACTTAGGTTGGTTGGGGTCTCAACGATGATACGACAAATTAAATCGCCCACCATGCCACTGCGTACAGTCGTAACACCTTTGCCACGCACTCGTAGCAGTTTGCCAGTTTGAGTGCCTTCAGCAACTTTGATTTTTAGGCGACCATCTAGGGTTGGTATCTCAACTTCATCACCTAAGGCGGCGGTGGCTATATCTACAGGAATATCCATGTGCAAATCCGCACCGTTGCGGGTAAATATTTCATGATCTTTGACATGAATCTCTACATACAGATCGCCATTTGGCATACCAGTATCGCCTGCCTCACCTTTGCCTGCTAGACGCACACGGTCGCCATTGTCCACACCAGCGGGAATGGATACCTCTAGAGTCTGAGATTTTTGTTGTTTGCCTTCGCCATGACAGTCTGGGCAAGGGTTCTTGATGGTTTTGCCAGTTCCATGACAGTTAGGGCAGGTCTGTTGCATAACAAAAAAGCCTTGCTGTACACGCACTTGACCATGACCGCCACAACTGGTACAAGTAACGATGTCGGCGTCTGATTTCGCCCCTTTGCCATGACAGGTGGTACAGCTGACCGATGCACTAAAGTTGATTTCTTTTTTACAGCCTTTAACCGCTTCTTCGAGTGTTAAAGCCAGTCGGTATAATAGGTCATTGCCCTTGCTAGCACGAGAGCTACGAGAACCACCAAAAAAGTCGCCAAAACCACCACCGCCGAACTGTCCAAAAATATCGCCAAAGATGTCGCTAAAATCGCCACTAAAGCCACCTGCACCACCAAATCCGCCATTATTCATGCCTTGTTCAAAGGCGGTATGACCCATGCGGTCATAACTGGCACGCTTTTGGGCATCGGATAATACCTCATATGCCATCGTGGCTTCTTTGAATTTTTCTTCGGCACTGGGGTCGTCTGGGTTTTTATCGGGGTGGTATTTCATTGCCAGACGGCGATAGGCTTTTTTGATTTCTTTCTCGTCTGCTGATTTATCCACACCTAGGACGGTATAAAAATCTCTACTCATGTTAATTCCACAATATCAAGATAGTTTTGCCTTTAATGGTGGTTGTGTCTGTTTTATCAAGGCAGATGATAAGAAAAATTAAGAAAATTATGAAAATGAAGCAAAGCGGGTAGATGTGTCATTCACCAACACAGGCTGAGTTGGTGAATGACTAAGTTGAACCAAGCAGTAAAACCACAAAAGGATAATCAACCGGGCTGTTGTGAATAGGTTGCTTGTTTATCAGCCATATTAAAAAATATGCCCAATTCATCAATGGTTCGTTGGATGATTGATGACATCACCAATCGTTAGCTACTGGGCATTGACAAAATCAATCAGCTCGCTTGTGTCAATCTGTCCTTCAAAGAGTGTGCCGTTTTCATGAAAAATGGCAGGCGTGGCAAAAATGGCTAAGGCGTGGGCGATCTGTTGGTTACTGGCAAGTTTGTTGTCTAAACTTTGACAATCTTGGGCGGTGTGAATGTCTTTCATGGCAGCACTTAATAGTGCAGCTCGCTTGTCATTATCAGATTCGCACCAGATTCTAGCCATAGGAACATGCGACTCATCATAGATGGGGTAGCCGATGGCCTTGACGGTGATGCCTTGACTATTTAGTTCATGGATTTTTTCATGAAAAATCCTGCAATACGGACAATGAATGTCAGTGGCCACATATAAAGTAGCATGGCGTTGACCTTTGGCAGGGTAGGTGGTTAAGGCTTGCTCATCAAGTTGGGTAAAAACATGGCGGTTTTTGGTGAGTTCAAACTCATCATCAAGACCTGCTAAGCGACCATTTTTGATGACAGAAATCTCTGAATTGATGAAATATTTGCCATCACTACTCACCAAAAAGGTCGTGCCACTACCTGACACGCCCCACAGTAGCCCATCAACATTTGTGTGATAAAACATACTTTGCTCATTGATGTTTTTTAGAGCGGTCATGTTGTTCAGTAAGGCGGTTTTATGGGTGTTGCTGATGGGTGTACCTGCCTTTCCTGAGCTGATTTGTCCATTGATGGGGGTGATTGGGCTTGGGTTTGGTTCGATGTTGCCACCAATGATGTAGCTTAGGTCATCAGTGATGAGTAGTGGTTCTTGATCACCTGCCAAACGAATCTGTGTGAGTGATGTGATGGGGCTTGGGCTAATATCTGCAATCGGTACAATCAGCCCTGCATCAAAGAGCGTACGGCGGATATCGTCATGCGTTGGTGCGGCGTTGGCGGTGTGAATGCTTGCCATGATAATGAGACTTGCAAGTATAGACTTGATGATGTTCATAGATTTCATATGTGTCACTAATAAATATTGTGCGTAAGTGTTTAATTGATGATATTGACTATTAAAACTGAGCCACTTCTTCTGCTGTCAAAAATCGGCATTCGCCCATCTCTAGACCGTCTAGGTTGATTGCACCGATACTGGCTCGGTGAAGTTTGATGACTTTATTACCAAAATACGCCATCATGCGTTTGACCTGATGATACTTGCCTTCGGTGAGTATCAAGGTAGCGTGTGTCTCATCGCTAAAAGACAGCTGAGCAGGACGAGTTTTAACATCATCACCTGCTAATAAGATGCCATTTGCCACCTGCTTAATGGCGTTCGCTTGTTCATCGGCAGTCATGGGGTCGGCAAGGGTGAGTTCATAGCGTTTGGGCTGATGGCGTTTGGGGCTAGTAACTCGGTGTAGCCACGCCCCATCGTCTGATAGGAGCAATGCTCCTGTGGTATCAACATCAAGCCGTCCTGCGATGCGTAAACTTGATACTTCTGGCACAGCGATCAGCTCGGTTACGATGGGGTATTCTTTGGCTTTTAGGGTGCATTCAAATCCATCTGGTTTGTATAGCAGAATGTAGCGGTTGCCGTCCGCCACGGATAAGGGTTCGCCCGCCCACAACACTTCATCATCTACGCCAATGTGCGTGCTACCATTTTTGTTGATTTCGTCATTGATGGTAACCTCGCCTCGGTGGAGTATCTTTTTGCACTCACTACGAGACAGCCCAGTCGCTTTGCTTAGAAATTTATCAAGTCTCATGATTTTTATCACTTAAATAAAGTAAAATAATGGGTTAAAATAGCCTTAGTCTATCATATTTACCCAGATTAACAAATAAAAAATGACCTATCACACTCCTGCTATCCCCTGCCAAGCTGTCTATGAAATCAAAAAGAGCGAATTTCTCGCCTTTGCTTATCCCATTAACAATAAAAGCGATATCATGTTTCATGTGGAACATTTACGCCAGACCTATCCTGATGCTCGCCATCATTGCACCGCTTATATCATCGGTGATCCACATAACACCACATCGGCAGGCTTTGATGATGATGGTGAGCCAAATGGTACGGCAGGAAGACCGATTTTAAATGTTTTGCAACATAAGGGCATTGGTAATGTGTTGGTCGTGGTGGTGCGATATTTTGGGGGGATTAAGCTTGGGGCAGGGGGGTTGACTCGAGCCTATGCGACCGCAACACAACTGGTGGTAGATGAGATGGCACTGACCATCTTTGTGCCTAAATCTGTGCTGACCGTTGCCACCACCTTTGCTCACGAAGCCCAAGTTCGTTATTTGGTTGGGCAAATGGACGGTGAGATTTTATCGGTGGATTATGGTGCTGATGTCGTGATGAGTGTGCAGATGGATAGCGAAAAAGTGAGTGAATTTGGCGGTGGTCTTGGGGTTTATGGGTTGCTTTTGGACGAAGAGAGCGAAGAATAAAAAAATCCTTTAAAATTCGCATCTTAAAGGATTTTTTGGTGGGGTTATTGATTAGATTTTACATGCACCGCCTTCACAATCATCAATAGCGGTGTCGCTGTCAAAACCGCCACTGACTGCACTGTCGGCAAAGTCGCCTAGCATGACATCAAAGTCTAGTTCATCAAAATTGACATCAAGTTCATCGGATTGGGTTTGTGCGTTCATAACATACCTTTAATGTTTGGTCAAATCTAAGAGAGTGATTAGTGAGCCATTATATCAAAAATGACATCAAAAAACTGCCAAAATTAGCAAGGTGTGCAGATATTGGCGGTTGTGCGATTGTTTATCATCATTTTATAATTAAACATAAAGCCACAGAGAAAACCCTGTGGCTTTATGTTATCTTACTTTTCCATCTACTCCATGTTTGTAATCCATCACTTATCAGCGTTCATCCATGTGGCGTATCCATTTGCCATCTCCTTGCTGATGTGCGTATTATGCCAATTTCTGATATGTATGAAAATACGCTAATATCGTAAAGTTGTGTAAGAAAATGCTTACAAGAAGTTTACCACATCGGTGGTATCTATCTTGGCAAGCCTGCTTGCCCTTGCCATAAATATAGCTAAAAGCTGATGCCAGATGCTAAGCATTGCCAAGCTCGTTGCCCAAAATAGATAAAACACTTTATAATACCCCCATGATGACCACTGGTTCAACTCTTTATTACTCATGCTAAAGCCAAAAACTAAACCAACATTAGAAACAAAATGACAGCCAAGCCCAAAGACTTGCCCATGCTAGACGGTGTATCCGCCAGTATGATTTATCTAGAGAAAATGGATGCTGTGGTGCAACCAAAGCGTCTTTTTGATTTTTTGTGCCAAAAGTTCGCCCACATTGCTGTTGATGAATGGCGACAGCGGTTTGTTGATGGGTTGGTGTTTTGGGATGATGGTGTGCCTGTTTGTATTGATGATGAGTATGACTATGGGCGGACGATTTATTATTATCGGTTTTTAAAACATGAAATCATTGTGCCGTTTT
Coding sequences:
- the dnaJ gene encoding molecular chaperone DnaJ, with translation MSRDFYTVLGVDKSADEKEIKKAYRRLAMKYHPDKNPDDPSAEEKFKEATMAYEVLSDAQKRASYDRMGHTAFEQGMNNGGFGGAGGFSGDFSDIFGDIFGQFGGGGFGDFFGGSRSSRASKGNDLLYRLALTLEEAVKGCKKEINFSASVSCTTCHGKGAKSDADIVTCTSCGGHGQVRVQQGFFVMQQTCPNCHGTGKTIKNPCPDCHGEGKQQKSQTLEVSIPAGVDNGDRVRLAGKGEAGDTGMPNGDLYVEIHVKDHEIFTRNGADLHMDIPVDIATAALGDEVEIPTLDGRLKIKVAEGTQTGKLLRVRGKGVTTVRSGMVGDLICRIIVETPTNLSDEQKELLRQFKASLGKENIANAKKKGFFDKIKDDVKDLFD
- a CDS encoding DsbC family protein, which translates into the protein MNIIKSILASLIIMASIHTANAAPTHDDIRRTLFDAGLIVPIADISPSPITSLTQIRLAGDQEPLLITDDLSYIIGGNIEPNPSPITPINGQISSGKAGTPISNTHKTALLNNMTALKNINEQSMFYHTNVDGLLWGVSGSGTTFLVSSDGKYFINSEISVIKNGRLAGLDDEFELTKNRHVFTQLDEQALTTYPAKGQRHATLYVATDIHCPYCRIFHEKIHELNSQGITVKAIGYPIYDESHVPMARIWCESDNDKRAALLSAAMKDIHTAQDCQSLDNKLASNQQIAHALAIFATPAIFHENGTLFEGQIDTSELIDFVNAQ
- a CDS encoding pseudouridine synthase yields the protein MRLDKFLSKATGLSRSECKKILHRGEVTINDEINKNGSTHIGVDDEVLWAGEPLSVADGNRYILLYKPDGFECTLKAKEYPIVTELIAVPEVSSLRIAGRLDVDTTGALLLSDDGAWLHRVTSPKRHQPKRYELTLADPMTADEQANAIKQVANGILLAGDDVKTRPAQLSFSDETHATLILTEGKYHQVKRMMAYFGNKVIKLHRASIGAINLDGLEMGECRFLTAEEVAQF
- a CDS encoding YigZ family protein, whose product is MTYHTPAIPCQAVYEIKKSEFLAFAYPINNKSDIMFHVEHLRQTYPDARHHCTAYIIGDPHNTTSAGFDDDGEPNGTAGRPILNVLQHKGIGNVLVVVVRYFGGIKLGAGGLTRAYATATQLVVDEMALTIFVPKSVLTVATTFAHEAQVRYLVGQMDGEILSVDYGADVVMSVQMDSEKVSEFGGGLGVYGLLLDEESEE